GTCTTGATGTTAATTTCCACTTTTAGATATCTTTCGTTATCCACTTGTGTGTCATCAAATTTCTTCGCTTTGAATTTCCCCGCATCGCATATAGATTTTCCCTCTCTGCCTTAAAGCGAAAATGCGTGTACCTTGACCGAGTCGaaatggtactttcttaccGTCAATTCGGAAGTCTTTGACTTAGCCATTTGCTTACGTAATCCTTTGAgctttgaaattattttcactCTTTCTTTTATTAGATTCCTAACACGTTcttctattttcaattttagaaaTGTCTTCACCGAGTGCTGGCAAGCGACGTATGGACAACGATGTCATTAAACTCATCGAGAGTAAACACGAAGTGACAATCTTAGGTGGACTAAATGAATTTCATGTAAAATTTTTCGGACCACAAGGTACACCGTATGAGGGCGGAGTATGGAAAGTGCGTGTCTATCTGCCCGACAACTATCCATTCAAATCACCTAGCATAGGATTTGTAAACAAAATCTATCATCCAAACATCGACGAATCATCGGGGACAGTGTGTTTAGATGTAATTAATCAAGCATGGACTGCACTCTATGACCTATCAAACATTTTCGAATCATTTCTACCACAACTTTTAACATATCCAAATCCAGTAGATCCATTAAATCGTGATGCCGCCGCACTTTATTTACACGAACCTGAAGAGTATAAAAAGAAAGTAGCGGAATATGTGCAAAGGTACGCAACAGAAAAGGCTCTTCGGGCAGCACAACAGGATCGTGAAAGTTCCGATAGTGAGTCGAGTATGTCACAATTTAGTGAAGATGAAGCTGACGATATGGAATTATAATATCGGCTTTTAATTacgattttaatttgatttacgtcgttttaattttatatatataatataaatattaaataataataatgtaattTACTTCGtagcatatatataaatatttttttctaattaatgATTGATTGATCCGAGTCGCAGTCCACTGTTGAGTACGTACGTTGAGTGTAGACGGGAATTGACCTGTTCGGCCCGGAAGGGCTCAAGGCAGAAACGGACCGggtattttgattaattacatCTCATATTCGCCAGAGTAATAAGATCAAAACTGTATGGGGCACTTGATTTATACAAGTTCGCAAACTGGGGGATATGTGGAGTGACAGCAAGAAATGAGTAGGCAACTTTGCGAGGTTCACCCAAGAGGCATTAGTTCAAATCAACACAAAGTGATACAATGAAAATCAAAAGTTACTCATTGGAAATTTCGACGGATGCGCTCTAGTTAACAATGCAGGACCGATCACATCAGTTTACTAATTTCCACTGGTTGCAATCTTAACCGTTTAGATTTTTACTCTCAATCGTTGCTAGCCATTGCTAAGCTGGCAGCAAGAGTTCTCATTCGTTCACAACCTCACTAATGTAATCTAATCGAGTTCTATGTCCTCCAAAAATGTTTATTATCTACGTCTTGTGTGATACGAAATTTTTACTATGATTcaagttttgaaaagaaatataatatttgcTGGTTTAATCTGTTTGACAGATATTTGTAAGTTTGTGCTAACATTAGAGATCGTAGAGCTATCCGCTACCGATTGATTTATAATAACTTTTCCATTGAAAAGAGTTTCAACGGGACGCCGTGCATATTTCACTAAAATGCTTCCCTCTTTCCATTTCGCAAGAGAAATAATCTCGTCCTTCTTTCTCAGAACAACCAACTCCAATATTGTCTACTCATTTACCTAAGCACATAGAATGGCTTTGACAAAAAATGACAAGATCCACCACACTAGATATTGCATTGTTGATGTAAAACTAACAGTAAGATTTAAGTTACAATCATGATGGTATGAAGTTATGTACTAAAGTTTGAAGTTAGCcagtcattgattgcaaagcagTTGTAAAGAATTTcagtaaaataacaaaaaaaaacaaacaaacaaaacccatTGACGAAATGAGTCAGATCATTTGAATAAAACACCATTTGTAATCGATTAAGAGTCAAGAGAATATTAGAATTTTGGGTGCagaaaatacaaacaaaaataagtaaaattaatgATGTCATTACATATTGCAAATAAGCGGGCGTTATTTTCGATaccaattaagaaaaaaaagtaagaaaggaaaagaaacggaaataaaatttgaaattaattttaataagattttgtttttttctctctTCACTTGATAAGGATTGCACAAAGTTTATGTCGTCTCTTTTTTCGCAGTTTTGCGTTATTGGGATTTTGAGGTGTCTTCATTATTTTCACATGTTTTAACCTTGCCCCTTTCGCTCCTTCCAGAGATTATACAGACAATATCTTCAGATATCCTCAGCCTTATGACCTTGAGTATTCCTCCTCTTATGATATCTTTcgataagcaccctggactgttcgaTTCATGCTAAGTTTGTTCAATGTAATTCCCGTCctcgtcctttttaaggttttgtgtttaaaatcggtttactgtctgtctgtccgtctgtctttttttcgtttttttttctttttaatcgttggaaggtggaaaggttctgctggctcctgccatgcagttatgtactcacta
The DNA window shown above is from Hermetia illucens chromosome 5, iHerIll2.2.curated.20191125, whole genome shotgun sequence and carries:
- the LOC119656696 gene encoding ubiquitin-conjugating enzyme E2 H, which translates into the protein MSSPSAGKRRMDNDVIKLIESKHEVTILGGLNEFHVKFFGPQGTPYEGGVWKVRVYLPDNYPFKSPSIGFVNKIYHPNIDESSGTVCLDVINQAWTALYDLSNIFESFLPQLLTYPNPVDPLNRDAAALYLHEPEEYKKKVAEYVQRYATEKALRAAQQDRESSDSESSMSQFSEDEADDMEL